A section of the Shimia isoporae genome encodes:
- a CDS encoding ATP-binding cassette domain-containing protein, with product MSDFSTPMGSTPVSLDALDASDPTPTRFRDRATPLWAVTISTLFSLGGGVCLFAVAIFLIFFHDLVAVQGQDLVAALLAFGALVPILGLIIFEVGHARALAGFRYIRNRNRVTGRAMLGVFTAVVFGSISPILTVPFAIGAFLAWLCCYVGGRILKPEPAWDFIPAEAPSFLGGRDKRALDLANARPQDASLLQALHTSIALAGLVGGTACASWLVSLDVLAPSAIAAVGVMTYWSTDAFAGFARQFVIPDPESEGRAASVCILPEEDPQNPLPETGLHVHRLSIRKKSGQVLLSDISFSIEPGKVIGVSGDAFAGKSLLFQALVAPHDLPDLIIEGRVILNGHNLWNRNGHDQDLRAVLIPSVPLTVPGGGGRNLCGFGDRTRLSRAQKILKSLVFTSDVVDRIVTAEDARNLSDTELKALSFARALTLRPRLYLYDRPEDGAGEKLIGALANRAIAETQLGATSVFVTNNRQLLDACDKILMLQNGRLIEFADGNEIRERQSTGWTKFVAERDLDSEEALDAWLASHFRRDGDQANRRAVCMIANEMLSIACQSSGDPQAGDTVAFEFKHFAGHCLLRLLDSTLTLSSGAMAKAEAAARTSVEGERLSPLAKVIRDSLDVQAGDGEAASGLLVTIKTYDPRKQQTRKARHNEATVR from the coding sequence ATGTCTGATTTTTCTACTCCGATGGGGTCGACACCCGTTTCTCTGGACGCGCTGGATGCATCAGACCCGACACCCACTCGGTTTAGGGATCGCGCCACACCACTTTGGGCAGTCACCATTTCAACACTGTTTTCGTTGGGCGGCGGCGTTTGTCTTTTTGCGGTCGCGATATTTCTGATTTTTTTCCACGACCTTGTTGCCGTCCAAGGTCAGGACTTGGTCGCTGCACTATTAGCTTTTGGCGCACTGGTGCCAATTTTGGGTTTGATCATCTTTGAGGTCGGTCATGCCCGAGCGCTTGCTGGCTTCCGGTACATTAGAAACCGCAACCGGGTTACCGGAAGGGCCATGCTGGGAGTTTTTACTGCCGTGGTTTTTGGCTCAATTAGCCCCATTCTGACAGTCCCATTTGCAATAGGCGCCTTTTTGGCATGGCTGTGTTGTTATGTCGGTGGCAGGATATTGAAACCTGAACCTGCCTGGGATTTCATACCAGCCGAAGCTCCTTCTTTCTTGGGTGGGCGGGACAAGCGAGCATTGGACTTGGCAAACGCGCGCCCTCAGGATGCTTCCCTTTTACAGGCCCTGCATACGTCCATAGCCCTGGCTGGACTTGTTGGAGGCACGGCTTGCGCCAGTTGGCTTGTCTCACTCGATGTGCTCGCACCATCGGCCATCGCGGCGGTTGGCGTGATGACATATTGGTCAACCGACGCTTTTGCCGGGTTTGCGCGCCAATTTGTAATACCAGATCCGGAGAGCGAAGGCAGGGCGGCATCGGTCTGCATCCTCCCAGAGGAAGACCCGCAGAACCCACTTCCCGAAACGGGACTACATGTGCACAGACTCAGCATCCGCAAGAAAAGCGGCCAAGTGCTCTTGTCTGACATCTCGTTCTCAATTGAACCCGGGAAGGTTATTGGGGTTTCAGGGGACGCATTCGCCGGAAAATCCCTTTTGTTTCAAGCGCTCGTTGCCCCGCATGATTTGCCTGATCTCATAATCGAAGGCCGCGTCATTCTGAACGGGCACAACCTTTGGAACAGAAACGGACACGACCAGGACCTCCGCGCGGTTCTTATCCCATCTGTGCCATTGACCGTTCCCGGAGGCGGCGGCCGCAACCTATGCGGTTTTGGAGATCGAACACGGCTGAGCAGGGCTCAAAAAATCTTGAAGTCTCTTGTTTTCACCAGCGACGTGGTTGACCGGATTGTTACAGCGGAAGACGCCCGAAATCTCTCTGATACCGAGTTAAAAGCACTTTCGTTTGCACGCGCGTTGACCCTTCGACCACGTCTCTATCTTTATGACCGACCAGAAGACGGGGCGGGGGAAAAACTGATTGGAGCACTGGCAAATCGCGCCATAGCCGAAACCCAACTGGGTGCAACAAGTGTATTTGTAACTAACAACCGACAATTGCTCGACGCCTGCGACAAGATACTGATGTTACAAAACGGCCGGCTAATTGAATTTGCAGACGGAAACGAAATTCGAGAGCGCCAGTCAACTGGCTGGACCAAGTTTGTGGCGGAGCGCGATCTCGACAGCGAGGAAGCATTGGATGCTTGGCTCGCGTCGCACTTCCGACGAGACGGTGATCAGGCTAATCGGCGGGCCGTTTGCATGATCGCCAACGAAATGCTCAGCATCGCTTGTCAATCTTCGGGGGATCCACAAGCCGGCGACACGGTTGCGTTTGAATTCAAACACTTTGCGGGTCACTGCCTTCTGCGTCTGTTGGACAGCACGTTGACTTTGTCCAGTGGAGCTATGGCAAAAGCTGAAGCGGCAGCCAGAACGTCCGTGGAAGGCGAACGGCTTTCTCCGCTGGCAAAGGTGATCCGCGACTCTCTCGATGTTCAAGCAGGTGACGGAGAAGCTGCCAGCGGTCTTCTCGTGACTATCAAAACCTATGATCCTCGCAAGCAACAAACGCGAAAGGCCCGCCATAATGAAGCGACAGTTCGTTAA
- a CDS encoding glycosyltransferase, whose product MSPARERVWHFLAGASFAFGGWYLTWRWTQSLNPDNLVFSVLVASAETLFFVGTLLTFFDIWREQDSPRTPAPRTRKEAALDDACDAIVVDVFIATFDETCAVVGPTVEAAVGLQAPENTVVRVHILDDGNRLEMEQLAGRFGVGYITRCDNVGFKAGNLRNALFQTSGDFVLICDADTRVFPEFLENTLGYFRDSKVAWVQTPHWFYDIPEGETWEDWAGRHTRHFPNAIARFMRFATARSRVGNDPFLSDPTLFFDVILRRRNRNGAAFCCGAGSVHRREAIFSQAIDQKAKDLNVLTDRHGFSGCAQALSCVRLEPYRFHVSEDIYTSILLHENRDAEWKSVFHPKVEARMLSPWSMKAWATQRLKYGGGTFDIMLRDNPLWRRGMSWQAKLHYAATFWSYLSVLWVPILLLAPVAALLFGLSPVSAYSAEFFLYFVPAILITEAATVVACKGYNVGKGRALALATLPLNLRALWLAICGERPSFPTTPKSPGNAGAWKFVWPNIALISLMVMAGTWGVFQTVRGVDGFGLSMLAVNLFWLVWNISLNGHLVLAAFWKPMSVLQRSNHKETEDENAYSSPST is encoded by the coding sequence ATGTCGCCCGCTAGAGAGCGCGTTTGGCACTTTTTAGCAGGTGCCTCATTTGCCTTTGGTGGATGGTATTTGACGTGGCGCTGGACGCAGTCTCTCAATCCAGACAATCTGGTTTTCTCTGTATTGGTGGCAAGTGCTGAAACGCTGTTTTTTGTGGGTACCCTGCTGACCTTTTTCGATATCTGGCGAGAGCAGGATTCTCCCAGAACTCCTGCACCTCGTACTCGGAAAGAAGCTGCCCTGGACGATGCATGCGATGCGATCGTCGTCGATGTTTTTATTGCGACATTTGACGAAACCTGCGCGGTGGTTGGACCGACGGTAGAAGCAGCTGTCGGACTGCAGGCGCCTGAAAACACGGTCGTGAGAGTTCACATCCTTGATGATGGCAATCGTCTTGAAATGGAACAGCTCGCAGGACGCTTCGGTGTCGGCTACATCACTCGTTGTGACAATGTCGGCTTCAAGGCCGGAAACTTGCGAAATGCGCTCTTCCAGACCTCCGGCGACTTCGTGCTAATTTGTGACGCGGATACACGTGTTTTTCCGGAGTTTTTGGAGAATACGCTTGGCTATTTTCGGGACTCCAAAGTGGCATGGGTCCAAACCCCTCATTGGTTTTATGACATTCCTGAAGGTGAAACCTGGGAAGACTGGGCTGGGCGACACACCAGGCATTTCCCTAACGCCATTGCTCGTTTTATGCGATTTGCCACAGCCCGCAGCAGGGTGGGCAATGACCCTTTTTTGTCCGACCCCACGCTGTTTTTCGACGTGATTTTGCGTCGCCGGAATCGCAATGGCGCCGCGTTTTGTTGTGGAGCTGGTTCGGTGCATAGGCGCGAGGCCATTTTCTCGCAGGCGATTGATCAAAAGGCGAAAGATCTGAACGTCCTGACGGACCGTCATGGATTCTCCGGCTGTGCACAGGCGTTGTCCTGCGTACGCTTGGAGCCGTATCGGTTTCACGTTTCTGAGGACATCTACACGTCGATCCTGTTGCACGAAAATCGAGACGCTGAATGGAAGTCAGTCTTTCATCCAAAGGTTGAGGCCCGCATGTTGTCTCCCTGGTCAATGAAGGCTTGGGCAACCCAGCGGCTGAAATATGGTGGCGGAACCTTCGACATAATGCTTCGCGATAACCCCTTGTGGCGACGGGGAATGTCCTGGCAAGCCAAGCTGCACTATGCCGCGACTTTTTGGTCTTATCTATCTGTTCTTTGGGTGCCGATACTCTTACTCGCGCCCGTTGCAGCCTTGCTTTTTGGACTGTCGCCAGTCAGCGCATATTCTGCGGAATTTTTTTTGTATTTTGTGCCCGCCATTTTGATCACCGAAGCGGCAACAGTTGTTGCCTGCAAAGGCTACAATGTGGGAAAGGGGCGCGCTTTGGCCTTGGCGACCTTGCCTCTTAATTTACGGGCTCTGTGGCTGGCGATATGCGGAGAACGCCCAAGTTTCCCAACAACCCCCAAATCGCCGGGCAACGCAGGGGCATGGAAATTTGTGTGGCCTAACATTGCGCTGATTTCATTGATGGTCATGGCGGGCACATGGGGCGTTTTTCAAACCGTGCGAGGTGTTGATGGCTTCGGCTTGTCGATGCTTGCGGTGAATCTCTTCTGGCTGGTCTGGAACATAAGCCTGAATGGTCACCTGGTGTTGGCGGCGTTCTGGAAGCCGATGTCGGTGCTTCAGCGCTCAAATCATAAGGAAACAGAGGATGAAAATGCGTATTCTTCGCCGTCCACTTGA
- a CDS encoding acyltransferase yields MSSFATTSERHIWIDALRLFAGLSMVGLHATADAAGQPYPDAAPSDRIAPLLLRSIFYVARTELFLMISILLLLMSLHRVPRTYRQVIKFQVGRLLAPFLFWTVFYAPYGLMKAGQFGYGSAEIDRISDLGVWAKFLLLGDVKYHMHFIPTLLGLIVFFPLYRMSEKQPLWGLAVVPCLLLKHLLEGAIYSQFWHSDALPYLIRILKVTTYIGYGMAAGAVLGIWNMSARGLPKSLFFFVLACGVFLFAFKLISTAKVIQSGTWEYTYVPGYWADLLMPVVLLIGAMCLADKLWPEWISRAAKYSFGIYLCHPIFLDLAEIALQTVEASPMLQVIFELAWVVPTTALFVFCISRIPVLAWTIGLGPLPQILPQRTIQTHLKQEK; encoded by the coding sequence ATGAGTTCCTTTGCAACCACTTCGGAAAGGCACATTTGGATAGATGCTCTGCGTCTATTTGCGGGGCTATCTATGGTCGGACTGCATGCAACGGCCGATGCGGCGGGTCAGCCCTATCCCGACGCGGCTCCTTCCGATCGCATTGCGCCGTTGCTGCTTCGCTCAATTTTTTATGTTGCGCGGACAGAGCTCTTTCTGATGATCTCGATACTCTTGCTTCTGATGTCACTGCACAGAGTTCCCAGGACATATCGGCAGGTCATCAAGTTTCAAGTAGGTCGCCTTTTGGCGCCGTTTCTTTTCTGGACTGTTTTTTATGCGCCCTATGGCCTTATGAAAGCAGGTCAATTCGGCTATGGATCGGCAGAAATTGACCGGATTTCCGATCTTGGCGTATGGGCCAAATTTCTACTTTTGGGTGATGTGAAATACCACATGCATTTCATCCCGACGCTTTTGGGTCTGATCGTCTTTTTTCCATTGTATCGAATGTCGGAAAAACAACCTTTGTGGGGTCTGGCAGTTGTCCCATGTCTACTATTGAAACATCTTCTTGAGGGCGCGATCTATTCGCAATTCTGGCATAGTGATGCCCTGCCATACCTCATCCGAATTCTCAAGGTCACGACGTACATAGGCTATGGCATGGCGGCCGGTGCAGTACTTGGCATTTGGAACATGTCCGCCCGCGGCCTCCCAAAATCCCTGTTTTTCTTTGTTTTGGCCTGCGGTGTATTTCTGTTCGCATTCAAACTGATATCCACCGCAAAAGTTATTCAATCAGGTACATGGGAATACACATATGTGCCCGGGTATTGGGCCGACCTTTTGATGCCAGTTGTTTTGCTGATTGGCGCCATGTGCCTTGCTGACAAATTGTGGCCGGAATGGATCTCCCGGGCGGCAAAATATTCTTTCGGAATTTATCTGTGTCACCCCATCTTTTTGGACCTTGCTGAAATCGCTCTCCAAACAGTTGAAGCTTCGCCGATGTTGCAAGTCATCTTTGAGTTGGCATGGGTCGTTCCGACAACTGCGCTGTTTGTTTTTTGTATTTCCAGAATTCCGGTTCTGGCCTGGACGATCGGCCTTGGACCATTGCCGCAGATTTTGCCTCAGCGGACGATCCAAACTCATTTGAAACAGGAGAAATAG
- the modB gene encoding molybdate ABC transporter permease subunit has translation MTGWLGPEEWQAVALSLKVAFWAVLVSLPLAVLVATALARWRFRGRGALNVLVHLPLVLPPVVTGYILLLSFGTQGTIGQFFKKFGIVLAFHWTGAVLAAAIMAFPLMVRAVRLSIEAVDPKLEEAATTLGAHPMRSFFTVTLPLIVPGILAGSVLAFAKAMGEFGATITFVSNIPGQTRTLPSAVYAFLQVPGGEASAMRLVIISVVIACGALIMSELLARRVAQRVGGS, from the coding sequence ATGACTGGTTGGTTGGGTCCTGAGGAGTGGCAGGCCGTGGCGCTGTCGCTCAAAGTGGCTTTCTGGGCGGTGCTGGTGTCCCTTCCGTTAGCAGTTCTTGTTGCGACGGCACTTGCACGGTGGCGGTTTCGGGGGCGAGGCGCCCTGAATGTGCTGGTGCACTTGCCTCTGGTGCTGCCGCCGGTTGTGACTGGATACATATTGCTGCTGAGTTTTGGAACGCAGGGTACGATAGGTCAATTTTTTAAGAAATTCGGTATCGTTTTGGCTTTCCACTGGACAGGTGCAGTGTTGGCCGCCGCAATAATGGCGTTCCCCTTGATGGTCCGAGCGGTGAGGCTGTCAATCGAGGCGGTCGATCCAAAATTAGAAGAAGCGGCCACCACATTGGGTGCGCATCCGATGCGTAGCTTTTTTACCGTGACGTTGCCCCTGATCGTGCCGGGCATTCTGGCCGGATCAGTTTTGGCATTCGCTAAGGCCATGGGCGAATTTGGTGCGACCATCACGTTTGTTTCCAACATTCCCGGTCAAACTCGGACTTTGCCCTCTGCTGTTTATGCGTTCCTGCAGGTTCCAGGCGGGGAAGCATCCGCAATGCGCTTGGTGATTATTTCAGTTGTCATTGCCTGTGGCGCTTTGATCATGTCTGAACTGCTGGCGCGGCGCGTTGCGCAACGGGTTGGTGGCTCATGA
- a CDS encoding sugar phosphate nucleotidyltransferase → MLTNCEDVGFVSIVKLASNRLTAADLAPLKIAVEREVDRGRNTILFDLGGIRRVTRSGLAALIELQSEVTIDVKLGFFGARPHVAGEIRRCPLSSLLSYQDTREQALDVPHVRARRLAGMKAVVLCAGAGTRMRPLSLETPKPMLDIAGKPALERILEHLGRFGIRDFILNPGHGAPAIHGAFATTAQRSIQFANEGAYVEGHWQPSPVGSASTLARLQLRQNAFDDDFLVLCGDAVSDVDVCELVNLHRAKNADVTIAALRVAREEVGKYGVLVTDEDGRVREFCEKPAPEDAQSTLISSGIYVINPRVLIGLSEAVGIDIGCDLLPRILARGGKLQAYEGVFSWADLGNTQDYFKSLERVMRGEIQGAVPEGALNRNGVWIAPTANVSDRAVVIGPCYIGPGAKVEAGAHIEGPAVIGTDSHITTRTVVKRAIIQPRTQVCPGTWVNGMIVSKDWALDLDANSDLPPAIEALDGIVAAKEQEVDISTADRLMQELMG, encoded by the coding sequence ATGCTCACAAATTGCGAAGACGTTGGGTTTGTTTCCATAGTCAAACTTGCAAGCAATCGCCTAACGGCAGCCGACTTGGCTCCCCTAAAGATCGCAGTGGAACGAGAGGTGGATCGCGGGAGGAATACCATTCTATTTGATTTAGGCGGTATTCGTCGCGTCACACGTTCCGGTTTGGCAGCATTAATCGAGTTGCAGAGCGAGGTTACGATCGACGTGAAACTCGGCTTTTTTGGCGCCCGACCTCATGTCGCCGGCGAAATCCGGCGGTGCCCACTTTCCTCTTTGTTGAGTTATCAGGACACCAGAGAACAAGCTCTCGATGTTCCGCATGTGCGCGCTCGGCGTCTTGCCGGGATGAAAGCGGTTGTGCTTTGTGCGGGGGCGGGCACACGTATGCGTCCGCTGTCGCTGGAGACGCCAAAGCCGATGCTCGACATCGCCGGCAAACCGGCACTTGAGCGCATCCTTGAGCATCTGGGCCGTTTTGGAATACGCGACTTTATTCTGAACCCAGGCCACGGTGCACCGGCGATCCACGGAGCCTTTGCCACAACGGCGCAAAGGTCGATTCAGTTCGCCAACGAAGGGGCATACGTGGAAGGCCATTGGCAGCCGTCGCCTGTGGGGTCTGCATCAACGCTTGCACGGCTTCAACTCCGTCAAAATGCGTTTGACGACGATTTCCTTGTGTTGTGTGGCGATGCGGTTTCGGACGTGGATGTTTGTGAACTCGTAAACTTGCATCGTGCCAAAAATGCGGATGTGACCATTGCTGCTTTGCGTGTGGCGCGTGAGGAAGTCGGGAAATATGGAGTACTTGTCACGGACGAGGACGGAAGAGTGCGGGAATTTTGCGAGAAGCCCGCACCGGAAGACGCGCAATCGACGCTGATCAGCAGCGGCATTTACGTTATAAATCCACGTGTTTTAATCGGGCTCTCGGAAGCTGTCGGAATTGATATTGGTTGCGATTTGCTGCCACGTATTCTGGCGCGCGGTGGAAAGTTGCAGGCTTATGAAGGTGTTTTTTCCTGGGCGGACCTTGGCAACACGCAAGACTACTTCAAGTCGCTCGAGCGGGTTATGCGCGGCGAAATACAAGGCGCGGTCCCTGAGGGTGCGCTAAATCGCAATGGAGTGTGGATTGCGCCGACTGCAAATGTGTCGGATCGCGCCGTGGTGATTGGGCCCTGCTACATCGGTCCGGGTGCCAAGGTAGAAGCCGGCGCGCACATTGAGGGGCCCGCGGTGATCGGGACGGATTCTCACATCACCACACGAACAGTGGTGAAGCGCGCGATTATCCAACCTCGGACACAAGTTTGCCCGGGAACTTGGGTGAACGGCATGATTGTCAGCAAAGATTGGGCTCTAGATCTGGACGCAAACAGCGATCTTCCTCCGGCTATCGAGGCGTTGGATGGCATTGTGGCGGCCAAGGAACAGGAGGTGGATATTTCAACTGCTGATCGATTGATGCAGGAGCTGATGGGATGA
- a CDS encoding DUF3131 domain-containing protein, with protein MTGILVFVVSIGALGGATYSVGMTARQVFMAQEEEVIPVIAGSELDDIPALMRGNLPSVTTSQLNNDPRRDKPPRMCEMPADHFERDDFWPKQGHGYDRHNAYVRKYRARRGFLNEREMRAAKVAWHYFEIFTQEETGLANSVGNYPSTTLWDTASYMAGLVAAYELCLIEKPEFDRRITVLLTTVKTLDLFRKEMPNKVYHTKTGAKVDYTNKPGEIGFSALDIGRFLVWMRIYKNRYPYLSNTIDSVLLKWNFENVIDDEGLMFGAYVDKETGETVYAQEGRLGYEEYAAKGFALWGFSPRLAHRAEPFLTASIFGVQVPYDGRDPRIFHSQNYVVTESYLQDGLELGFDLPHDDSSPEWLHSDGWRAEFADRIYQVQENRWRQTGFLTARSEHNVKGPPYFTYDTIFSDGYPWNTVTPRGDYVPDHAAVAAKAALGLWALWDTDYTDVLYEAMIELYDPENGMYEGLYERGQGRVAIFTANNNGIILTALLHKVQGPILTPYTGDTEVWYTAYRDQDTRVVRNYPDPPQQEDWLPALRHSVQEKADF; from the coding sequence TTGACCGGCATACTTGTATTTGTTGTTTCCATCGGCGCTTTGGGAGGCGCGACATATTCTGTCGGCATGACTGCTCGACAGGTGTTCATGGCACAGGAAGAAGAGGTGATTCCGGTCATCGCTGGAAGCGAGTTGGACGACATTCCAGCGCTGATGCGAGGCAATTTACCGAGTGTGACGACCAGCCAACTCAACAACGACCCAAGGCGCGATAAACCTCCACGCATGTGTGAGATGCCTGCCGACCATTTCGAGCGAGACGATTTCTGGCCCAAGCAGGGGCATGGATATGATCGCCACAACGCCTATGTGCGCAAATATCGAGCCCGCCGTGGCTTTTTGAATGAGCGAGAAATGCGAGCTGCAAAAGTGGCCTGGCATTATTTTGAGATTTTCACGCAGGAGGAAACCGGACTCGCAAATTCGGTCGGAAACTACCCATCTACGACGTTGTGGGATACCGCGTCCTATATGGCTGGGTTGGTCGCAGCTTATGAGTTGTGCCTAATCGAAAAGCCAGAGTTTGACCGCCGGATCACGGTGTTACTGACAACCGTGAAGACGCTGGATCTCTTTCGCAAGGAGATGCCGAACAAAGTGTATCACACCAAAACTGGCGCCAAAGTCGACTATACCAACAAGCCCGGGGAGATCGGGTTTTCGGCGCTCGACATAGGACGGTTTCTTGTTTGGATGAGGATATACAAGAACCGCTATCCCTATCTATCCAACACGATCGATTCCGTTCTACTAAAGTGGAACTTCGAAAACGTCATCGACGACGAAGGATTGATGTTCGGAGCTTATGTCGACAAGGAAACCGGAGAGACGGTTTATGCTCAGGAGGGCCGCCTTGGCTACGAGGAGTATGCCGCCAAAGGATTTGCGCTATGGGGTTTTAGTCCCCGCCTCGCGCATCGGGCTGAGCCGTTTCTGACTGCGTCGATCTTTGGAGTTCAGGTGCCTTACGACGGTAGGGACCCGCGTATTTTTCATTCACAAAATTACGTTGTTACAGAGTCCTATCTTCAAGACGGTCTCGAACTGGGTTTCGACTTACCACATGACGACAGCTCGCCGGAATGGTTGCATTCTGATGGGTGGCGCGCGGAGTTTGCAGATCGCATCTATCAGGTTCAGGAGAACCGCTGGCGCCAAACTGGGTTTCTTACAGCGCGTTCTGAGCACAACGTCAAAGGTCCGCCATACTTTACGTACGACACGATTTTTTCGGACGGCTATCCTTGGAATACCGTGACCCCTCGCGGAGACTATGTGCCGGATCATGCAGCTGTGGCCGCCAAGGCAGCACTGGGCCTCTGGGCGCTTTGGGATACGGACTACACCGATGTGCTCTACGAGGCGATGATTGAACTTTATGACCCGGAAAACGGTATGTACGAGGGTTTGTACGAACGCGGGCAAGGCCGCGTGGCAATATTTACGGCTAATAACAATGGCATCATTCTAACGGCGCTTTTGCACAAGGTTCAGGGCCCGATTTTGACCCCGTATACGGGTGATACCGAGGTCTGGTACACCGCATACCGGGATCAGGACACGCGTGTGGTGCGGAACTATCCCGACCCTCCTCAACAAGAAGACTGGCTACCTGCGCTGCGCCATTCGGTTCAAGAAAAGGCGGACTTCTGA
- the modA gene encoding molybdate ABC transporter substrate-binding protein gives MGHFFQVRRHLFAPLWAFCFLLAPFVAKADINVFAAASLKTVLEDIGAAFETEHGLAVAVTVAGSSALARQISFGAPADVFVSANADWMNYLEARGHVISESRRSVAGNALVLVRSKAKDANAADATIETALSGVGDARIAVALVDAVPAGIYAKQALKSLGYWKRLSPNLVQTDNVRAALTLVALGEAPWGIVYASDALVEPRVDVVAVFPENSHSQIVYPAATIVGGKPNEARDFLQFLAGEQAQQSFLENGFTAIGDDE, from the coding sequence ATGGGGCATTTTTTTCAGGTACGACGGCATCTATTTGCCCCGCTTTGGGCGTTTTGTTTCCTGCTGGCCCCGTTTGTCGCGAAAGCCGATATAAACGTGTTTGCAGCGGCCAGTTTGAAGACCGTTTTAGAGGATATCGGAGCTGCATTTGAGACGGAGCATGGCCTCGCCGTCGCTGTCACAGTGGCGGGGTCTTCGGCACTCGCCCGTCAGATTTCATTTGGTGCGCCTGCGGATGTGTTTGTTTCTGCCAACGCGGACTGGATGAATTATCTGGAGGCTCGAGGACACGTCATTTCCGAGTCGCGTCGTTCTGTGGCAGGAAATGCTTTGGTGTTGGTTCGGTCGAAAGCGAAGGATGCAAACGCGGCCGACGCAACGATTGAGACGGCTTTGTCAGGGGTTGGGGACGCGCGGATCGCAGTGGCACTTGTTGACGCAGTGCCAGCAGGTATTTATGCCAAGCAAGCTTTGAAAAGTCTTGGCTATTGGAAGCGCCTTTCTCCAAATCTTGTGCAGACAGATAATGTCCGTGCGGCTTTAACACTTGTAGCGCTGGGCGAAGCGCCTTGGGGTATTGTTTACGCAAGTGATGCCCTAGTTGAGCCGAGAGTGGACGTGGTCGCAGTTTTTCCTGAGAACAGTCACAGTCAAATTGTTTATCCCGCTGCAACCATTGTCGGCGGAAAGCCAAACGAAGCCCGCGATTTTCTTCAGTTTCTTGCTGGCGAGCAAGCTCAACAGTCCTTTTTGGAAAATGGGTTTACCGCGATTGGGGACGATGAATGA
- a CDS encoding DUF3131 domain-containing protein: MVTWCWRRSGSRCRCFSAQIIRKQRMKMRILRRPLENKGSLAFLSGLGLAVAVSLISEASFVASSEQILRKPIQSADLVPLEPRTLSEEDLSTAKVAWRYFEANYREETGLVDSVAGFPSTTLWDQGSYLLGLLSARELDLIDVEQFEYRTTALLEALDRLELFEGKLPNKVYQTTSLNMVHYDNTPSPEGIGWSALDVARMLMALRVLEIKHPERGLQIRAILSKWDLAAMTQQGRLIGASRTGGETRYLQEGRIGYEQYAARAAALWGLDVLEASSSAPILEWQQVESLLVPVDVRSSKSFGAITPTLSEPYLLQAFELGLNAEGALFAARIYAAQAARFANTGQLTMVTEDNIDRKPHFLYSSVFGNGDPWAVLTEKGDRHDALRTISLKATIGWDAIYDTEYTQLARNQLADLKRQNGWAAGKYETDGSANEIVTLNTNAVILEAMHFVAHGPLANY; this comes from the coding sequence ATGGTCACCTGGTGTTGGCGGCGTTCTGGAAGCCGATGTCGGTGCTTCAGCGCTCAAATCATAAGGAAACAGAGGATGAAAATGCGTATTCTTCGCCGTCCACTTGAGAACAAAGGCAGCCTGGCGTTCTTGAGCGGGCTTGGGCTGGCAGTGGCGGTTTCTCTGATTTCGGAAGCCAGTTTTGTTGCCAGCAGTGAACAAATTTTGCGAAAGCCTATTCAAAGTGCTGATTTGGTGCCTCTCGAACCCCGCACTCTGTCCGAGGAAGATTTGTCGACGGCGAAAGTGGCTTGGCGCTATTTCGAGGCGAACTACAGGGAAGAGACCGGGCTTGTCGATTCAGTGGCAGGGTTTCCATCGACAACACTTTGGGATCAAGGGTCGTATTTACTTGGGCTATTGTCCGCTCGGGAACTCGATCTGATAGACGTGGAACAATTTGAATACAGAACGACAGCACTTCTTGAAGCCCTGGACCGGCTTGAACTGTTTGAAGGAAAGTTGCCCAACAAAGTATATCAAACAACCTCGTTGAATATGGTTCATTATGACAACACACCTTCGCCAGAAGGGATCGGCTGGTCGGCCCTTGATGTAGCGCGCATGTTGATGGCTCTCCGCGTGCTGGAAATCAAACATCCGGAACGTGGGTTACAGATACGGGCTATATTGTCGAAATGGGACCTAGCGGCCATGACACAGCAAGGTCGACTGATTGGTGCCTCGCGAACAGGGGGCGAGACGCGATATTTGCAAGAAGGCCGGATCGGTTATGAACAATATGCTGCAAGGGCGGCTGCGCTTTGGGGGCTCGATGTTTTGGAGGCAAGCAGTTCCGCTCCAATACTTGAGTGGCAGCAAGTTGAATCTCTTTTAGTGCCGGTCGATGTGCGAAGTTCAAAGTCCTTTGGTGCGATTACGCCAACACTGAGCGAGCCTTATCTCTTGCAAGCCTTTGAGCTTGGTCTCAATGCAGAAGGCGCTCTCTTTGCTGCCCGGATATACGCAGCGCAAGCTGCCAGATTTGCCAATACCGGCCAATTAACAATGGTTACGGAAGACAATATCGACCGAAAGCCGCATTTCTTATATTCATCTGTTTTCGGGAACGGCGATCCCTGGGCTGTTTTGACCGAGAAAGGCGACCGCCATGACGCTTTGCGTACAATCAGCCTTAAGGCGACGATCGGTTGGGATGCAATTTACGATACGGAATATACCCAACTGGCGCGCAATCAATTGGCTGATCTCAAACGGCAAAACGGCTGGGCAGCCGGGAAATATGAGACTGATGGAAGCGCGAATGAAATTGTCACATTGAACACCAACGCAGTCATTCTGGAGGCAATGCACTTTGTGGCACACGGGCCACTGGCAAACTACTGA